The Tenuifilum thalassicum genome includes the window GTTGTTGATGAGGCCTGCTCCACTTGTCAAAAATCCAGCTATGCGGTTACAAACTTTTGTAGGGGGTGTGTGGCCAGACCATGTATGGTTAACTGTCCTAAAAATGCAATCACATTTTACAACGGAAAGGCCAGTATCGATTATGACCTTTGTGTAAATTGTGGCAAATGCATGAAGGTTTGCCCTTTTAATGCCGTTGTTTACATGCCTGTGCCATGCGAGGAGGCTTGCCCTGTTGGTGCCATTAGTAAGAATGAAAATGGTGTTGAGCAAATTGATTTCTCTAAATGTATCTATTGCGGTAAATGTTTATCGAATTGCCCATTTGGTGCCATCGTGGAGAAATCAAGCTTAGTTGATATTTTTATTAACAAACGCAGAGGTAAAGAGCTGATAGCTTTAGTCGCTCCTGCTATTGCAGGTCAGTTTGGTGTCGACTTCCCAAAAATAGTTAAAGGTTTCGAACTAATTGGTTTTGATTATGTGTATGAGGTTGCTCATGGTGCTGAAACTACTACAAATTTTGAGGCACAGGAACTTAAAGAGCGGCTCGAACAAGGCGATAAGTTTATGACTACAAGTTGCTGCCCGGCATACACATCCCTTGTTGATAAGCATGTTAACGAGCTTAAGCCCTTCGTCTCTCATACTAAAACTCCAATGTACTACTCGGCTGAGGATGTTCGCAAAAAACATCCAGATGCTTGTATAATTTTTGTTAGCCCTTGTCCCGCAAAACGTTGGGAAGTATTTCACAATCCGTTTGTCGATTTTGCGTTGAGCTTTGAAGAGTATGGAGCATGGTTGGTGGCTGCTAAAATCGATCTTAATGCTGTTGAACCTGCAATTATCTCTAACGTGCCTACTGCAGAAGCCAGAGGCTTTGCAGCTTCTGGTGGGGTTACAAATGCTTTAAAATCTGTTGCAAATGGATTGGATATCAATGAGATGATAGTTAATGGTATTGACAAAAGTGTTGTTCGACAGCTTAAAAGTTTCGTCAAATCGCCAACCGCTAATTTTGTTGAGGTTATGACGTGCGAAGGTGGATGTATTGGTGGATGCAACGTGGTAAGTAATCCTAGGGTTGCTTTGAAACAGCTCAATAAGTCGATTGGCGCTTCTTGCATGGCAAGTAATAAACGTTAATACTTGTGTGTTTTTTTGGTTGGAGTGTTTCCTGGTATTGCAATTGGCCAGGAAACACTTTTTATATGTATTTTTGAGATGTTGTAAAAATAAATGTTTCAATAGATAAAATCTACTTAACGATGAGATTAAAACTAATAAGGAGCGCCATTGTGAGCTTGGCATTCGTATTTACATCATGCCAAAGTAACGAGTATGCTGTTGTCTCACCTTCAGGCACGATTAAATTGACTTTCACCTTATCTGATGGCAATAGGCCAACTTATTCGATTAAATTCGATGGAAGCAAAGTGATTAAACCATCTACACTCGGCTTTGAATTCAAAAACATGCCCGCTTTGGGTTCAGATTTAAAAATCGATAGCGTTAGAACATCCTCTTTTTCCGAGGTATGGGAAATGCCCTGGGGCGACCAGCACTGGGTTGACAACACCTATAACGAGTTGAAGGTTTACCTGTCCGAGATAAAATCTCCTAACAGAAAGTTTGCTTTAAATTTCAGGGTTTTCAACGACGGGGTGGGGTTTCGGTATGAGTTTCCGGAACAGCCCTCCATGGATTCCGTTATTATACTTGCCGAAAATACAAAGTTTAATCTTAATGGCGATCACACCTGTTGGTGGCAACCAGGTGATTGGGATATATATGAGCATCTCTACCGCACAACTAAGCTGAGCCAGATTGATGCGGTGAATAGTAAAAGCAAAAACTTCCTTGCACAAACCTATATACCTGAGAATGCCGTGAATACACCCGTAACCATGAAAACATCGGATGGTATTTATCTCTGTTTTCATGAGGCTGATGTTTGCAACTATTCTGGCGCAACTTTGAGGGTTGATACGGTTAATCTTTCCCTGGAAACGGCTCTGGTTGGTAACGATTCTGGCGTAAAGGTGAAAACAAAGGCACCTTTCAGTACTCCTTGGCGAACAATTATTATCACCAGAAAGCCTGGCGATATCGTTACCTCTAAGCTGGTTCTAAACCTGAATGAGCCTAATAAAATAGGTGATATTTCATGGTTTAAGCCAATGAAGTATGTTGGGGTTTGGTGGGAAATGCATCTTGGTAAATCATCTTGGGATATGGCTAGCGGTAAGCATGGTGCCACAACTGCTAATGCAAAACGTTATATCGATTTTGCTGCCAAAAATGGTATAAAAGGATTGCTTGTTGAGGGATGGAATACAGGATGGGAGCATTGGATTGGGTTTGAAGACCGTGAGGGAATTTTTGATTTTGTAACCCCTTATCCCGATTATAATCTGAACGAAGTGGTACATTATGCAAAAAGCAAGGGGGTTAACCTTATTATGCACCACGAAACATCTGCTGCTCCACGAACCTATGAGCAGCAGCTGGATACAGCATTCCGCTTAATGCAGAGCCTTGGTATTCATTCCGTGAAAACCGGGTATGTTGGTAAAATCATACCCAAGGGTGAATACCACCAAGGCCAGTGGATGGTAAACCATTACAGGAAAGTAGTTGAAACAGCTGCAAAGTATCAGATTGCTGTTGATGCCCATGAACCCTTCAAGGGCACAGGCGAATGGCGAACGTATCCAAATGTTATTGCACGCGAGAACTTTAGGGGGCAGGAGTTTAATGCTTGGTCTACTGATGGAGGAAATCCACCTGAGCACCTAACAATCCTTCCGTTTACCGCTCAACTTGCCGGACCAATGGATTACACACCAGGCATTTTCAACATCAAGCTAAAACCTTATAAAGATGAAAACCAGGTAAACTCAACACTTGCCTATCAGCTTGCTCTCTATGTAGTGATATATAGCCCCATTCAGATGGTGCCCGATTTACCCGAAAACTATGAAGGACATCCTGCGTTTCAGTTTATTCGCGATGTGGGTGTTGATTGGGAGCAGTCGCTTGTGCTTGATGCCGAAATAGGCGATTACATTGCAATCGCCCGTGAAGAAAGAAATACGGGCCGTTGGTTTGTAGGTGCAATAACCGATGAGAACCCTAGAGATCTTACAATTAAATTTGATTTTCTAAAACCAAATGTGAAATACAGGGCAACATTCTACCTCGATGGCCCAGATGCGCACTGGGATAAAAATCCAACATCATATAAGATTGAGAACTATGAGATAGATAGCACTTCGGAGGTTGATTTAAAGTTAGCACCAGGAGGTGGTGCTGCTATTTCTATATTTCCTTTGTAGAAAAAATAGAGGCTACCTAAAAAAGGCAGCCTCTATTTTTATCGCTTTAGATATCTTGCAAAAACAGCAAGACAGGCTATGGGGATTGCTATTCCGAACACTAATCCAACCCAGTGGGCAAGTTGGAAGCCTTCGGGTGCAATGAGGATATAATTTGTTACAACAGCCGTCATGAAAAGTGCTGGTATTAAGGTTATGATGTATAGTTTCTTTTGTTGAGCCAGGTAAACGGTTATAGCCCAAAGAACAACTGTGGCCAGAACCTGATTACTCCAGAACATATATCGCCAAATAATGTCAAACTTAACTTGAGTTAAGGTAAACCCTATGACAAAAAGCGGAAGGCTTACCATAACCCTATTCCATAGTTTTTTTTGAGGGAATCTTAAAAAGTCTGCAACTATTAGTCTAGCGCTTCTGAATGCTGTGTCTCCAGTAGTTATTGGAGCTGCAACTACACCCAGAATTGCCAAAATTCCACCTATTGTGCCTAAGGTTGTGTTTGATATTTCTCGAATTATAATTGTAGCCTCGCCATTGTAGCCAGCTATTGCTGAGTTAAGCTGATTAACACCTCCGTAAAAACTCATCCCAATTGCTGCCCAAATTAAAGCTACAATACCTTCGGTAACCATTGCACCATAAAAAACCTTTCGACCCTCTTTTTCATTTTTTAGGCAACGTGCCATCATGGGACTTTGGGTTGAGTGAAATCCACTTATCGCACCACATGAGATTGTAACAAAAAGCATGGGGAAAAGAGGATATTTATCGGCATTGGCTTTCATATTATGAAAGTTATTCCATACCTCTGGTATGTCGTGTATGTAACCACCAGTAAATATTACAATAGTTATTCCTACTGCCATTACAATTAAAGCAAGCCCAAAAATGGGATAAAACCTCCCAATAATCTTATCAATAGGTAGAAGGGTTGCAATAATATAGTAAAAAAGGATAATAACAACCCAAACTCCTTTAGTCAGATGCGAAGGAGTTAATGATGAAAGAAGCGCTGCAGGTCCTGATATAAATGCAGCACCAACAAGAATCATTAGAATGAGAGTAAATCCACGCATGAATTGCTTAACGCTTAAACCCAGGTACTTACCAATGATTTCGGGAATGCTCATTCCCCCCATTCGTATTGATATCATACCTGAGAAATAGTCGTGAACAGCCCCACCCAAAATGTTGCCGAGCACAATCCAAACAAAGGCAACCGGACCGTATGCTGCACCAAGTACTGCTCCCACAATTGGCCCCAGGCCTGCGATATTTAGAAACTGAATTAGAAAGGCCCTCCACCATGGCATGGGAATGTAATCTACTCCATCCTGCATGGTGTATGCAGGTGTTTGATTTTCCGGGTTGATGCTGAAAATGCGTTCAACAAACCTTCCGTAAACGAAGTAACCCAATACTAAACCTATTACTGCAAAGATGAACGTATACATAATCCTCTACTTTTGGCGCTAAAGTTATCATTTTCATGATTTCGGTGTAAATCAAAGCGAGTTTTTTTAGCTTCTGTTGAAAAACTATTAAGTCATGTTGAAAAGTTATTCTGCTAACTAAAACATGACTCGTATTAAGGATATACATTTGTATTGTCAAGTAGGTCCCTTTTGGGTTAATAGGGAACCCGGTGAAAATCCGGGGCTATCCCCGTAGCTGTAAGCTCTTTGTTATCTTTTGCATGGATACCACTGTCCTGGAGTACCCGGATGGGAAGGTGGCAAAAGTCTGAGCAAGCCAGAAGACCTGCCTGCTTGGTTGTTTTCTTGTAGCCTTCGGGTGAAAGGCGAGGAGAGAAGGGGAAACCCTAAATTCTTCGGTTTTTCTATTCGGGGCTACCATTTGTCAAACCTTAAAATTATTAAAAATGAATGGTAGTCAACTTCCAAGCGAAATCGTGAAGCGTAATGGGGCTGTTGTTCCATTTGAGCCTTCAAAAATTACATTTGCCATTTACAGAGCCTTAAAGGCTGTGGGCAAAGGCTCATGGTCCTATGCCGAGGAGCTAACCACCGAGGTGATTGGTGAAATCAACAAGCTTACTGTTCGCCCAAATGTTGAACAGGTGCAAGATATTGTGGAGCAAATCCTGATGAAGATTCACCTGCACGATGTGGCTAAAGCCTACATACTTTACCGCAAGCAGCACGAACAGCTTAGGAATAGCAACGAGCTCCTGGGCAACCACAAGATTATTGATGATTATATCGATATTAACGATTGGCGCGTTAAAGAGAGTGCCAACTCTTCTTATTCGCTGCAAGGGTTAAACCAGCATATTGCCACTACAATTTGCTCACAGTACTGGCTCGATAGAATTTACCCACCTGAGGTAACAAAGGCCTACAGGAATGGCGATATCCACATTCACGATTTAGGATTTTTAAGCGTATATTGTGTTGGTTGGGATTTACAGGATTTATTATTGTCGGGTTTTAAAGGGGTTTCGGGAAAGATAGAAAGCACCCCTGCTAAACATTTAAGAACGGCCCTGGGGCAAGTTACCAACTTCTTCTACACCCTTCAGGGAGAAGCAGCGGGGGCACAGGCTTTTGCGAATTTCGACACCTATCTTGCTCCATTTATCTATTACGATAAGCTTACCTATAAGGATGTTAAACAGGCAATTCAAGAGTTTCTGTTTAATTTGAATGTTCCCACCCGTGTAGGTTTTCAGACACCATTCACTAATATAACGCTTGACCTTAAGGTGCCTGAGTTTATGCGTAATCAACCGGTCATTTACGCTGGCGAATATCAAAACAAGCTATACGGCGAGTTCCAGACCGAAATGGATATGTTTAATCGAGCCTTTGCAGAGGTAATGCTTGAAGGGGATGCCGCCGGTCGACTTTTCTCTTTTCCCATTCCAACTTACAATATTACATCCGATTTCGATTGGGATAACCCTTTATATAAGGGTATTTGGGAGATGACAGCAAAATATGGCGTACCTTATTTTAGCAACTTTATAAATTCCGACCTTCACCCCGATGATATTCGAAGCATGTGCTGCCGGTTACGAATCGACAAACGCGAACTATCGCGCCGTGGTGGTGGACTTTTTGCATCAAACCCATTAACTGGAAGTGTTGGGGTAGTTACTCTTAACCTCCCCCGTATCGGATACATTTCAGAAACCGAAGACGAGTTCTTCTCAAAACTATCGCAACTAATCGAAACTGCATCAACAAGTTTGGAAATTAAACGCAAGGTGATTGAAAACCTTACCGAAAAGGGATTATATCCTTATTCAAAGTTTTATCTCCGTGATATTAAAAAGCGTTTTGGAAAATACTGGGCAAACCACTTTTCAACTATTGGCATTGTTGGTATGAACGAATGCTGTATAAACTTTTTGGGCGAGGATATTACCACATCCAAAGGTTATGAGTTTAGCCTTAAGGTGATGGATTTTATGCGTGAGAAACTTGCGTTAATACAGGAGGAAACAGGCAACATATACAACCTTGAAGCAACCCCTGCCGAAAGCACATCGTATCGCCTCGCAAGAATCGATAGGCAAATATTCCCCGATATAGCAGTAGCCAACAGCAAAAACGTTTTAAAAGGTGCCAAACCGTACTATACAAACTCAACACAACTCCCAGTAGCCTATACAAACGATTTGTTTAAAGCTCTGAAACATCAAGAAAAATTACAGGAGAAATATACGGGGGGCACGGTGTTCCATATCTTTTTAGGTGAAAAACAACCAGACCCTGAATTGGTGAAACAAATGATTCGTAAGGTATTAAGTACCTATAGGTTACCATACATTACCCTTTCACCAACCTTTAGCATCTGCCCATCGCATGGTTATCTGTTTGGAGAGCACAGAACTTGCCCCAAATGTAAATCTGCTGGTGAAGAGGTTGCATGTGAAGTTTTTTCTAGAATTGTAGGTTACATTCGACCAGTAGAGCAATGGAATGAGGGTAAACAATCGGAGTTTGTTGACCGTAAACTTTTTGATACGGCCTTGAATAGGTAAACATGAAAATTGCAGCCATTCAACAACATTCGTTGATTGATTACCCCGGTTTGATATCCTGTGTGATTTTCACCTACGGATGCAATTTCCGATGCTGGTATTGTCATAATCATTGGCTGGTTCTACCATCGGCCGGGTGTAAGCAGATTGATACCGATAGCGTTTTTAATTTCTTAGCAGAACGGGTCGGTTGGCTCGATGGTGTGGTCATTTCGGGTGGCGAACCCACACTCCATCCCGATTTACCAACGTTTATTAAGCAAATCAAACAGTTTGGTTTTCGGGTTAAACTCGATACTAATGGCACTAATCCCAAAATGGTAGAGCATCTCATCGATGCAAGTTTAGTTGACTATGTTGCCATGGATATAAAGGCTTTACCTACTGCGGGTAACTATAGTAAAGTAATTGGGGTTGCCGATTCTGACATTATTGAACTGGTTAAGAAATCTATTGCAGTTTTACAAAAATCACAAATCGAGTATCAGTTTAGAATTACCTGGCCATCGGATAAGCCAAAATCGGAAATTGATGAGATAGAACAGGTTTTGAATGGCTGTAAGTTGCATGTAAATGAGTTAACTTTGGAGAATGGAATATTAGCTGATTATTTAACTTTTTAAGTGATGATTGATTTTTTTAATAACTTACTGTGCGGCAGTGGTGTGATAAGCACGCTGATTGTTCTTGGCTTATCTGCAGTTTTAGGTTTATTACTTGGTAAAGTTGAAATCAAAGGTATAAGCCTAGGTAGTTCCGGAACGTTGTTCGCAGGGTTGTTTCTTGCTCACTTTGGGCTGAAGGGTAATCCGGAGATGCTTCACTTTGTTAAGGAGTTCGGACTCATTCTTTTTGTTTATGCCCTTGGAATTGACATTGGACCACGCTTTTTAGGGACACTAAAAAGTAGTGGGCTTAAATTGAATATGATTGCCGTTTCGGTTGTTTTCTTAGGCTTTATAATTGCTTTACTGGTCAAATATTCTGCTGGCATCACTCCTGCTCAGGCTGTAGGATTGATGAGCGGTGCTGTCACAAATACTCCCGGACTTGGAGCGGCTCAACAGATTTTAACTGAACTTGGAGTTCAAAATGGTCCTAGTGAAGCTGGAATGGCATACGCCTTAGCCTATCCTTTTGGTATTATTGGTGTTATAACTGGCATGATAATTATTAGATTGCTTTTCAGGATTAATTTTAAAGCTGAAAATGAAAAGTATGTGGCTAAATTTAATGAGGGTGCTAAAAGAATTGAGAGCATTAGTGTTCAAGTAACCAACGAAAATATTTTGGGGAAGAGCATTGGTTTTATTAAAAAGAAACTCCAGGGTGAGATGGTTATTTCTCGTGTAGGTCGTGGAAATGAAATGTTGGTTGCATCCGATGCTCTGACCATTGAGCATGGTGATATAATTTACGGTGCAGCATCCGAGGTCCATTTCTCCGATATCGAGCTCAAGGTAGGGAAGGTGTCGCTGCAGGAGAAAAGAAGCTTGCCAGGCAATTTGGCCATGTTTCACGTGCTTTTTACCAATAAAAAGTTAGCGGGTAAAACCATTGAGCAAATTGGTATCTATCGCCGATATGAAGCCAATATTACCCGTATTATTCGCTCCGGAATTGAAATTCTTCCCACTTCGGAAACCGTAGTCGAAATGGGCGACCTGCTTAGGATTGTGGGTAAACGCGATTTGCTTGAGGATATCAAAAATGAGCTGGGTAATTCCGTAAAGGAGCTCACTGCTCCTAATACCATACCAATTTTTCTTGGGATAGTTTTTGGGGTTATAGTAGGAAGCATACCAATCTTTATTCCCGGATTATCAGCACCTGCCAAGTTGGGATTAGCCGGAGGGCCTCTTCTTATTGCCATTTTCTTCGGGCACAAAGGCCGAATCTGGCGTTTAAGCACTTATATTAGCCCTGGCGCTAATATGTTCCTTAGGGAATTTGGAATCCTATTATTCCTTGCTTGTGTTGGAATAGGCTCCGGCGAGGGATTTGTTGATGCTCTTTTAAATGGTGGCCTGAGGCTTATGGGTTATGGGGTTCTAATAACCGTTGTACCGGTTATTGTTGTTGGCACTGTTGCCCGAATGCTTAAATTCAACTACCTGGAGATTGTTGGAGCCCTTGCAGGCTCAATGACCGATCCCCCCGCACTTGAATTTGCCAATTCATTATATCAATCTAATGCACAATCGGCAGCCTACGCCACTGTTTACCCTCTTACTATGATTCTTAGAATCATGCTGGCTCAGATTCTGATATTTGTCTAGGGTTGTTGAAATTAGTAAAGGGTGGCTCAAATGAGCCACCCTTTAACTTTTTCTTTAAAAGCTTAGTTTAACCCTCTATTCTTTAGTAATGGTTCAATGCTGGGCTCTTTCCCGCGGAAATCCGTGTAAAGTTCCATTGCCTCCTTTGAACCGCCTTTCTCAAGAACACAAGTGCGGAATTTGCTGGCTACCTCTTTGTTGAGGATATCGCCGCTTTCAACAAATGCTTCAAAGGCATCGGCATCTAGCACCTCTGCCCAGATGTATGAGTAGTAACCGCTTGAGTAACCAAGCACGTCGCTGAAAATATGAGCAAAATATGTGCTACGATAGCGGGGTAATATCTCGGGGATTAGTCCAAGCTTATCCATTGAAGCCTTTTCAAAGGCAAGGATATCGTCAAGCTTTGCTTTCTCAGCTGTTAATGTGTGATAGTCCATGTCAAGAATTGAAGCAGCCAGATATTCAGTGGTTGCAAATCCTTGGTTAAAGTGCCCGCTTGCTTCTATTTTATTGATTAGCTCATCGGGCATAGGCTCTCCTGTTTGGTAATGGCGAGCATATTCCTTTAGATATTCTTTGTGTCCTGCCCAATGCTCCATAATCTGGCTTGGTAGCTCAACAAAGTCGCGAGGAACATCTCTTAAACCGGCATACTTTACTTTGCTAAATAGAGCGTGAAGAGCATGACCAAACTCATGGAAGAATGTTTCTGCCTCGTCGTAGCTTAGCAGCGCTGGTTTATCGCCTGTTGGTTTTGAGAAGTTACATACAATTGAAACCACTGGGGTTACAAATGTGCCATCGGGTCTAACTCTTTGGCTACGATATGTTGTACACCATGCACCAACTGTTTTGCTCTCGCGAGGGAAAAAGTCTAGGTAAAGAATTCCGAGATGCTTGTCATCCGATTCTTTAACTTCGTAAACCTCGCAATCGGGATGGTAAACTGGAAGGTCGTTGCGCTTTTCATATTTCAAACCGTATAGCTTTTCGGTTAATTTGAAAACACCTGAACGAACCGCATCGAGCGATAGGTATGGACGAAGCATCTCCTCATCCAAATCAAACTTGGCTTTGCGAACCTTTTCGGCATAGTACCACCAATCTGCCGGCCCTATCTTAATGTTAGCACCTTCGGCATCTGCTAACTTTTGCATCTCATTACGTTCCTCTTTTGCCCTTTTAATGGCAGGTTCCCAGATTTTGTTCAATAAATCGTAAACATTTTCAGGCACTTTAGCCATATTCTCATCTAAAACAAAGTGAGCATGAGTAGGATAACCTAAAAGTTCAGCCTTTTGCTGGCGAAGGTCTACTATCTTCTTAATTACCTCCTTGTTGTCGTGCTCATTATTGTTGTTCCCACGCATGTAGTAGCCATAATATAGCTTCTCGCGCAACTCATGGTTTTGCGAGTAGGTTAGGAAGGGCAGCATGCTAGGCTTATAAATTGTATACACCCATTTGCCTTCCATCCCTTTTGCTTTTGCCTCTTCCGCACCCATGGCCTTAACCGATTCCGGTAGCCCAGCTAAATCTTTCTCATCGTCTATAACAATGTAGTAATCATTGTTCTCTGCAAGTAGGTTCTCGCTAAACTTTAATGCTAGCATAGAGAGCTCCTGGTTAATTTCACGTAGTTTTGCTTGTTTTTCTGCATCAAGGTTTGCTCCGCCACGAACAAACGACTTGTAGGTTTTCTCAATCAGCAGCTTTTGCTCGGGTGTATATTCCTTTTGGCCTATGGTTTCATATACAGCCTTAACCCGCTCAAAAAGTTTAGGATTCATGCTGATATCGTCGCGGTGCTTGGCAAGCATTGGTGAAACCTTTTTTAGAACTTCCTGTAGGGAGTCGCTGGTATTTGCAGAGTTCAGGTTTTCCAATGTTAGAACAATGTTTTCCAATAGCTCACCGCTATTGTCCAGCGCATAAATGGTATTTTCAAAGGTGGGAGCCTCTGTACTCGTTACAATGGCATCAATTTCATCCATTTGTTGCTTAATTGCTTCTGCAATGGCAGGCTCAAAATGTTCGGGTTTAATCTTATCAAAGGGTGGCACACCAAAAGGAGTGTCATACTCCTTGAGCAATGGATTGTTGGAACTATTGTTCCCGGTACATGCAATCATTAATCCCATGATTCCAAGGGTTAAAATGATTAAACTTTTTCTTTTCATCTTTACATGTTTTATGAGTTGATTTTCAGTTTTATGAGTTGATTTAACATTCCGAAAGTTAGCAATATTGCTTTAATTTTTTACTTTCAGTTTTACTTTTTGCTTTATAGCACATATTTCTCCTTTAAGATTTTTTAAGTGAATTAGAAACAATGCGCTTAATCATTCAACTGGGAATTGAGAAAAGTTTAGAATATTGTTTTACTTTTGTGGTTAATTCATGGATGTTTAACAGGTAAAAAAAGAGTTATTATGGGAGCATTTCACGCCTATGATATTAGGGGAATTTATAACAAGGATTTCAATAAGGATGATGCCTATAAAATAGGATTCTTCCTTGTAGGTTTGCTTGAAACCGATAAAGTGCTAGTTGGACGCGATGCTCGTGAATCGTCCGACGAGATTTACGAATACCTAACCCGGGGAATAACTGATGCCGGTGCCGATGTATATAACCTTGGTTTGGCTACCACTCCTATGGTTTACTATGCAACAGCAAAGGGAAATTTTAAGGCGTCGGTTCAAATTACCGCCTCGCACAACCCAAGGGAGTATAATGGTATGAAGGTGTCGCGCGAGAATGCCGAACCTGTTGGCTATGATACTGGTCTTAAGGTGATTGAGGAAAAGATTAAAAATAATAAGCCAATTGTACCTGCGCCAAATAAGGGTAGAATAATCGAACATGACATTAGATCTGAATATATTGATTTCTTGAATGGATTCAAGCGCGATTATTCCAACCTAAAAATCGGAATCGATTGCTCAAATGGTATGGCGGCTCTAATTATTAAGGATATACTGGGAGAGTCACCCGTTTACCTTTACGACGAGCTCGATGGAACATTTCCAAACCATGAGGCAAATCCGCTAATCCCGGAAAATGTAGTTGATTTACAGAATCTGGTTAAAAAGAATGGCTGCGATGTGGGAATCATTTTCGATGGCGATGCCGACCGTGTGATGTTTGTTGATGAGAATGGCCGTTTTATTTCCCCTGACCTCATGATTGGTGTTCTTGGCCATTACTTCCTTGAGGAGAAAGGCTTAAAGGGTAATGTTTTACAGGATATCCGTACTTCAAAG containing:
- a CDS encoding putative transporter, producing MIDFFNNLLCGSGVISTLIVLGLSAVLGLLLGKVEIKGISLGSSGTLFAGLFLAHFGLKGNPEMLHFVKEFGLILFVYALGIDIGPRFLGTLKSSGLKLNMIAVSVVFLGFIIALLVKYSAGITPAQAVGLMSGAVTNTPGLGAAQQILTELGVQNGPSEAGMAYALAYPFGIIGVITGMIIIRLLFRINFKAENEKYVAKFNEGAKRIESISVQVTNENILGKSIGFIKKKLQGEMVISRVGRGNEMLVASDALTIEHGDIIYGAASEVHFSDIELKVGKVSLQEKRSLPGNLAMFHVLFTNKKLAGKTIEQIGIYRRYEANITRIIRSGIEILPTSETVVEMGDLLRIVGKRDLLEDIKNELGNSVKELTAPNTIPIFLGIVFGVIVGSIPIFIPGLSAPAKLGLAGGPLLIAIFFGHKGRIWRLSTYISPGANMFLREFGILLFLACVGIGSGEGFVDALLNGGLRLMGYGVLITVVPVIVVGTVARMLKFNYLEIVGALAGSMTDPPALEFANSLYQSNAQSAAYATVYPLTMILRIMLAQILIFV
- a CDS encoding M3 family metallopeptidase yields the protein MKRKSLIILTLGIMGLMIACTGNNSSNNPLLKEYDTPFGVPPFDKIKPEHFEPAIAEAIKQQMDEIDAIVTSTEAPTFENTIYALDNSGELLENIVLTLENLNSANTSDSLQEVLKKVSPMLAKHRDDISMNPKLFERVKAVYETIGQKEYTPEQKLLIEKTYKSFVRGGANLDAEKQAKLREINQELSMLALKFSENLLAENNDYYIVIDDEKDLAGLPESVKAMGAEEAKAKGMEGKWVYTIYKPSMLPFLTYSQNHELREKLYYGYYMRGNNNNEHDNKEVIKKIVDLRQQKAELLGYPTHAHFVLDENMAKVPENVYDLLNKIWEPAIKRAKEERNEMQKLADAEGANIKIGPADWWYYAEKVRKAKFDLDEEMLRPYLSLDAVRSGVFKLTEKLYGLKYEKRNDLPVYHPDCEVYEVKESDDKHLGILYLDFFPRESKTVGAWCTTYRSQRVRPDGTFVTPVVSIVCNFSKPTGDKPALLSYDEAETFFHEFGHALHALFSKVKYAGLRDVPRDFVELPSQIMEHWAGHKEYLKEYARHYQTGEPMPDELINKIEASGHFNQGFATTEYLAASILDMDYHTLTAEKAKLDDILAFEKASMDKLGLIPEILPRYRSTYFAHIFSDVLGYSSGYYSYIWAEVLDADAFEAFVESGDILNKEVASKFRTCVLEKGGSKEAMELYTDFRGKEPSIEPLLKNRGLN
- a CDS encoding phosphomannomutase/phosphoglucomutase, which codes for MGAFHAYDIRGIYNKDFNKDDAYKIGFFLVGLLETDKVLVGRDARESSDEIYEYLTRGITDAGADVYNLGLATTPMVYYATAKGNFKASVQITASHNPREYNGMKVSRENAEPVGYDTGLKVIEEKIKNNKPIVPAPNKGRIIEHDIRSEYIDFLNGFKRDYSNLKIGIDCSNGMAALIIKDILGESPVYLYDELDGTFPNHEANPLIPENVVDLQNLVKKNGCDVGIIFDGDADRVMFVDENGRFISPDLMIGVLGHYFLEEKGLKGNVLQDIRTSKAVGEYLTPMGATMHTWRVGRAFAAKKLREIDGIYGGELAGHYYFRDFYYSDSGMLACILILNVVSKMKAQGVTLSQLISRIETYANSGEINFKLERKREAMDAVRDFFISEEKPTASYDFDGYRVEFPDWWFNIRPSNTEPYLRFIAEAKSREMLDEKIARAREIIARFS